A single window of Solanum dulcamara chromosome 5, daSolDulc1.2, whole genome shotgun sequence DNA harbors:
- the LOC129890749 gene encoding transcription factor MYB92-like: MGRYPCCKVDEDLKKGPWTPDEDEKLMDYITKNGHTNWQLIPKKAGLNRCGKSCRLRWTNYLRPDIKRGAFSIEEEEIIINLHSLLGNKWSTIATHLPGRTDNEIKNFYNTHLRKKLLRLGIDPRTHKPISDLNFLINLSHQFTSKHNINHHLMNNNNNPLAYALRVQARVTELAKIQQLLQVLFAPINTNNPLSTNFATSSSHVITNNVATNTQFLDSLLVNSCGTIPNLDNSTSCISNSSELSNYQSELNSKVDNFEGLSNSSSKKHLDYNSFPSLIAPSSPDQADNAHVINQDYDPNTLSHLNHEGIDDSFWNDIFQ; the protein is encoded by the exons ATGGGGAGGTATCCATGTTGTAAAGTTGATGAAGATTTAAAGAAAGGACCATGGACTCCAGATGAAGATGAGAAATTGATGGATTATATTACAAAAAATGGCCATACTAATTGGCAATTAATTCCAAAAAAAGCAGGTTTAAATAGATGTGGGAAAAGTTGTAGATTAAGGTGGACTAATTATCTAAGACCAGATATTAAAAGAGGAGCATTCTccattgaagaagaagaaatcatcATCAACCTACATTCTCTTCTTGGAAACAA GTGGTCAACAATCGCAACTCATCTCCCCGGAAGAACTGATAATGAAATCAAGAATTTCTATAACACACATCTGAGGAAAAAACTACTGAGATTAGGAATTGACCCCAGGACTCACAAACCAATTTCTGACCTCAATTTCCTCATAAATCTTTCTCATCAGTTTACTTCTAAACATAATATTAATCATCatctgatgaataataataataatcccTTAGCATATGCTCTTAGAGTACAAGCACGTGTCACGGAATTAGCCAAAATTCAACAACTATTACAAGTCCTGTTTGCACccataaatacaaataatcCACTTTCTACCAATTTTGCAACAAGTTCAAGTCATGTTATAACAAATAATGTTGCTACCAACACCCAATTCTTGGATTCTTTGCTAGTAAATTCATGTGGTACAATACCAAATTTGGATAATTCTACTTCTTGCATTTCAAATTCATCAGAATTGTCCAATTATCAAAGTGAATTAAACTCAAAGGTGGATAATTTCGAAGGATTAAGcaacagttcatcaaagaaacaTTTAGATTATAACTCATTTCCATCACTAATTGCTCCTTCTTCTCCAGATCAAGCTGATAATGCTCATGTAATTAATCAAGATTATGATCCTAATACATTATCACACCTTAATCATGAGGGTATTGATGATTCCTTCTGGAATGACATTTTCCAATGA